TAAAATATTACCTCTCACCATCTTGCCACTTGCAGTCAAAGGTATCATTTTTTCCATTACTTCACGCCCTAAATGTTCTTCACTTATTGATTGTCCAACAGTTGAGTCATATTCAGAACTTGGTCCATATGTAATAATACAATCGAGATCTTTAGAATAATAACCAGCTCCTACTCCTGGATTTCCTGAAACAATTTTCTCTGTAACCCCTGATAATTTTTGGTTTAGTAATCGTACCTTCTCGTCATGGGAAGCATTCTCAGCTTCTATAGATAATAATGATTCAAAATCACTTTCCATACTAGCATCCAAAGTTCTTGCTATTCCATAGAGCTTACTTTCCTTCTCTGAATTCATAGCTTTTTCCGCACTATGAATTAATATATAGCCACTCCCCATAAGGGGTACTATCGCTGCTAGTGCAAGAATAATCATAAGCTTATAACGCATACTAAAAAGCCTCATCAGAATACCTCCCCATAAACATTAATATTTTAGACATATAATATATCTTATTTTTAATTATTATATGTATCCATTCTCGTGTCAATCAAAAGCAAAGCCTTGCAGCATAATAATTAGATCACCCCACTAAGTAGGTATTTGTATTAAAATCTACTTAGCGGGGTATTTATGAACAAGGTATATTCTTTCAATTGCAATTAAGAACTTCTTAAATCAACTATTTAAACATATTTTCATCCATAAGCTTTAATTCAGGAGATATTATTGGCTTAAACTCCATATGAGCTAGAACATCGTTTTCTAAATTTACTCCTGGAGCTATTTCTTCTAAAACTAAGCCGTCTGTAGTTAACTTAAATACAGCTCTTTCTGTAACATAAAGCACAGTTTGTCCGATGCTTGATGCATATTCGCCACTAAAAGTAATTTGCTCAACAGCATTTACAAATTTCTTAGCCTTACCTTCATTTTCTATTGTTAATTTGCCATCTCCAACTTTTACTTTTAACCCACCTGCTGTAAATGTACCGCAATATATTACTTTCTTAGCATTTTGAGTTATATTAATAAATCCACCACAACCAGCAACCTTAGTTCCAAATTTACTAACATTTATATTACCTGATTTATCACATTGTGCTAGTCCTAAGAAAGCTGAATCAAGGCCACCTCCGTCATAAAAATCAAATTGGCTAGATTGGTCTAGTATACACACTGGATTTGTTGAAGCTCCAAAACTTAATCCACCGGCAGGTACTCCACCTATTCCACCAGGTTCTACAGTTAAAGTCATTTGATCTCCAATTCCTTCTTCATTAGCTACAATAGCTATTCCTTCTGGAATTCCAATGCCTAAATTAGTAACAGCATTTGGTACAAGTTCCTTAGCACATCTTCTTGCTATCACCTTTCTTTCATTAAGTGGTAATGGTTCTATTGAATCTACTGGCACTTTAGTATCTCCGCAATATGCTGGATTAAAGCTTTCACCAAAAGTTTGCATATGATTTTCTGAAGATGAAACAACTATAGCATCAACATATATTCCTGGTATTTTAACTTTTCTAGGATCAAGTGAACTTTTAGCTACTACCTTTTCAACTTGAAGTATTACTATTCCCCCGGAATTTTTAGCAGCTTGAGCCATTGCTGTCGCATCAACTGTTATAGCTTCTTTTTCCATTG
The DNA window shown above is from Clostridium beijerinckii and carries:
- a CDS encoding acyl CoA:acetate/3-ketoacid CoA transferase, translated to MKSKVISIEKAVGLIKNGATVAVGGFVGSAHPEEITLQIEKHYLEKQVPNNLTLVFAAGQGDGKDRGLNHLGHEGLVHKIIGGHWALTPKLQKLALENKVEAYNLPQGVISHLYRDIAAGKPGTITHVGLKTFIDPRIEGGKLNEVTKEDIVKLINIEDKEYLLYKAFPIDVVLLRATYADEDGNATMEKEAITVDATAMAQAAKNSGGIVILQVEKVVAKSSLDPRKVKIPGIYVDAIVVSSSENHMQTFGESFNPAYCGDTKVPVDSIEPLPLNERKVIARRCAKELVPNAVTNLGIGIPEGIAIVANEEGIGDQMTLTVEPGGIGGVPAGGLSFGASTNPVCILDQSSQFDFYDGGGLDSAFLGLAQCDKSGNINVSKFGTKVAGCGGFINITQNAKKVIYCGTFTAGGLKVKVGDGKLTIENEGKAKKFVNAVEQITFSGEYASSIGQTVLYVTERAVFKLTTDGLVLEEIAPGVNLENDVLAHMEFKPIISPELKLMDENMFK